The sequence GGACGCAACGTATGCGGCATAGACGCCCGTGGAGCGGTGAATACGTACCGAGTCAAGCTGGACCACGTGGCCGCTTGCAGCGAAGAGGGGTCCGGGATAGTCACAGGGCGGCGCGGCGGACACATTGCGAAGACCGCCGGTGATTAGAACGTGCATCAGGCGGCTCGTGGGTACTGTGTTGCCTCCTCCAGTGAATCGAAGGCCAAACCATCCGCGGCTTGAGTCTGACGGCTGGAACATGATCGGCTGGGTGCGTGTCCCGATCGCCTGAAGGAGGCCGTCGCTCTCGACGATCAGCGCAGCGGCCGGGGTGCCACAGATGGTGACTCCCGGGTTGACGCGGAGCGTGGCACCGCCGCGCACGACCACGTTCCCATTAAGAAGGTAGGGGCTCTGTGCCGCGGTCCAGGTCTCACTGGACTGAAGAAGGCCGGCGCGGACCGTGGCCGGCAGGCCCCCGCACAATGGAGCGCCCACGGTGACTCTGACTGAGTCAGCCTTGGTGGAATCCTGCACGGAGGTTGCAAGGACATGAGTGCTCCCTGCTGCCAAGCCCGTGACCACACCGACTGAGGAGACCGTGGTGACGGTTGGATTGCGGCTCGTCCAGGCCACGCTCGAGGATCCCCCAGGAACCCCGCCGGACACCGAGGCCGTCAAGGGCGCCGACGCACCGGCGGCGAGACTCAGCGACGCTGGTGCAACCGACACGGAAACCGCGGGACTCACGCGCACGATAGCCTGACCCGTGATGCCTGCAACCTGCGCGACAATGGTCGCGGCCCCGGGTGCGAGGCCGGTGACAATGCCCGCCGATGAGACGGAGGCGATCGCCGTGTTGCTGCTGGACCATGCAACGGGCCGCCCGGTCAGTACGTTGCCACCCGAGTCCGTGGCCGTTGCCGTCGCCTGAGTGGACGTGCCTACGGCGATGTCGGAGCTGGCAAACCGCACACTCACCAGTGCGACCGGAACAGGCACCACCGTCACGACGGCACTGTCGCGGGCCTCACCAACGACTGCGGTCACTGTGGTCGTGCCCGGGGCAACCGCCCGAACCAGTCCGCTCGTCGAGACGGTGGCGACTGTCGGGTTCCGACTCTGCCATGCGACAGAGCGGCCCGACAGCGTATCCCCACTCCGGCCGAGGACCAATGCACCGAGCTGAGTGGATTCGGCCAAGCGGAGCGCGACGGCCGTGCGCGTCAGGCGTACGGAGCCCGCAGCGACAAGGGACACCGTTGGTGCTAATGCTACCGAACCCGCGCCGACTTCGATGGGGCCCACCTCGGTGCTGTCCAGCGTCAAGCTGCTGGACGACAGCAACGTGATGGCGATGTATACCGCACAGCGACCTGAGCTGCCAACGCATGATGTGATCTCGACCGTCGACGCCAGCTGATTGGCGCCCGGTTGCACGGAAAGCGTATCCCGCTGGAGAGACTGGCGTGCAGATCCTGATGGTGTGGTGAAGTGCAGGGCGATCCGCTCGCCGGCTCGCGCCGAAGTCTGTGCGTTAAGCAGTACCTGCGCCTTCAGCATGCGGTCGCCATCACCAGTTGGCGACTCCGTGCAACTCACACCAGTGAGGACCAGCCCAAGGAGAAGGAGGCATCGACTGGAGACCGTCCCGCGGCCGGTCACGGGCAAGGCGGAGTCGCCGTCCACGCGCACTATCACGGTTGGCCTCCTCCTATCGACCGCGAAGCGACAGTCCGAGCTGGACTCCGACGGCTGCCGATGCCTGCTCGCCGATGTCGATGCGGCCAAAGTTGAGTCCCAGCGAAGGCCGGAACAGCGAGCGACGGGATGGCAGCTCGTACCCGACCTGGACCCGGGCCATCGTCATGGCGGCCGTGGTGATGCTCGGGTCCGACGCGAGGCCCGAGTCGAAATGGAGCGCGACACTCCCGAAGGGAGCGGGCCGTCCGGTCCTACCCACAGAGCCCATGGCCCCGACCTCGAGGCTGCTGCCACCGCTGCCCCTGACTGCGGCGCCGTCGCGCCCCGTGTATGGCAGCCGCGAGCGCTCGGAGAAGTAGATCCGTGCATCACGGAAGTGTGTCGATGCAACCTCCAGCTGACCGGCCACACTAACCATGGGGCCGAGGGTGTAGGTGCTCCGCGTGGTCAGGCCACCGACGCGCACATCGAAGCGATCTTGACCGAAGACGTCCACGGCCATGAGGACGCTGAATCGGTGCTCTCCGAGCAGGCGGTCCGCAGCCAGGGAGGCGCGCACCGTCCCACCGGGTTGCAGGTCGGCCGTGGTCGACGCGCCGAGGATCCGTGCTTCGACAGGTTGGTAGGCGCCGCGGTACTCGTACGACGCGCCGGTGGCGAGCGACCACGACCCCGCCTGCCATGCATAGGCCATCCCGGCTCCTCCGCCTGCGCCGGTGCCGAAGCCAGCGACTGGCATCTGAAGGGCCGGAGCGGCGACGACGCGGAGGACGTCGAGCTCTTCAGCGGACAGTCCTGTCGCTCCGATCGGGAGGTTCGCCGAGAAAGTCGCGAGCAAGCGGTCGGAGAAGACTCGCCCCACGGCGCGGACGCGGACATCGGACAAGGCCGTCAGCTCTCGGGCGTCGCCCTGGCCTGACGCCAGGCCGACCGACGTGCGGGAGATGGCGCCCGTGGCGTCAACCGACCAGCTCGAGCCCACGGCGACCCGAAAGGAGTACGGGACAGCAAGCTGCTGCACGGAGGACACCGCGGCCGAGTCCAGCCCCAGCGGGGTGGCGAATCGCCACGTGGTGAACGACACGGCCGACGCTGTCGCGAGGCGGTCTGCCAGCGGTTGGGCCGCGAGGGCCGAGCTCGCGAGGGTCACGAGGAGGACGCCGACAGCGGCCTTCATGGGACGTTCACCATGATGATGATCTGGGTCAGGATGCGCTCCCTGAACGCAGGGTCCGACGCATCCGAGGGACGCGTTGGGCCCCGAGGCGTGATTCCCTGGATGGAGATCAGCGCGATGTCCTGCAGGCCCTGCGCGACGCTGGGTTGGGCCAGTGCGGCGAGGTTGTCGGCGGCGGGCTTGAAGCCGGGGTCAAGCTGCAGGGCGCGGCGGTACTGCAGGCGCGCGCGCCGGATGCCCAGCAGGAGCTCCTCGCGTACGCCGCGGCTGTACGCCAGGAAGGCCGCAAGGTTCTCCGTCCGTCGCTGCTCAATGGCCACGCGCTCAGCTGGCGTCAGCGTGACACCAAGGGAGTCCAGCAGGGCAAAGGCCAGTCGCTTCTCCGCATCAATGATCCGATCGACATCGGTCTCGAGGGCCGCACCGGGGGCGACTTCGGTCGTCGCGACCCGTGTGATCTGCGTCCCGATGCGCAAGACCGTCGGGGAGTTCGCCGAAAGATCACCAATCACGAGGCGACCGACGCCCATGATTCGGCCGAGACGTACGCGGAGCGCGGAATCGACCCGTGCTTCCTGGAGCGCCAACTCGCGCAGGATAGCATCACTACGCACACGCTCAAGCACCGTCAGGTCTCGCGAGACAGCCAGGTCGGCCGTGAGTAGATCCGCCAGTCCATATCCCAGAACCGCGAGGTCCTCGGGGAGCCCCTGACTCGCAAAGGGAAGGACGCCAATCGCGCGATCAGAAGGAGCGACGGTTGGGTCGGCGTGGTCGTCGAGG comes from Gemmatimonadota bacterium and encodes:
- a CDS encoding Ig-like domain-containing protein, with product MIVRVDGDSALPVTGRGTVSSRCLLLLGLVLTGVSCTESPTGDGDRMLKAQVLLNAQTSARAGERIALHFTTPSGSARQSLQRDTLSVQPGANQLASTVEITSCVGSSGRCAVYIAITLLSSSSLTLDSTEVGPIEVGAGSVALAPTVSLVAAGSVRLTRTAVALRLAESTQLGALVLGRSGDTLSGRSVAWQSRNPTVATVSTSGLVRAVAPGTTTVTAVVGEARDSAVVTVVPVPVALVSVRFASSDIAVGTSTQATATATDSGGNVLTGRPVAWSSSNTAIASVSSAGIVTGLAPGAATIVAQVAGITGQAIVRVSPAVSVSVAPASLSLAAGASAPLTASVSGGVPGGSSSVAWTSRNPTVTTVSSVGVVTGLAAGSTHVLATSVQDSTKADSVRVTVGAPLCGGLPATVRAGLLQSSETWTAAQSPYLLNGNVVVRGGATLRVNPGVTICGTPAAALIVESDGLLQAIGTRTQPIMFQPSDSSRGWFGLRFTGGGNTVPTSRLMHVLITGGLRNVSAAPPCDYPGPLFAASGHVVQLDSVRIHRSTGVYAAYVASAGSILRDVAVDSVSVAGTCQSAGRADGLLVGGGVTASGILVSNAAGAAMRLLGGSVSTITLGSVRLERSGQGLLCAGADDAVRTGPIVITANQGVPFQCTARVLARLAPDSLSMLSWLGNARDSIIIDSGASVKRDTLRHFGTMPWRVNSTVDLDSGGVMDLRPGAVLAMNGGSLGFIRGGRLVARGTQTRPVLLTAVDSVPGWNMLFFDDVAPDSSYLINTIVEHASRSSGWAIWVHSGAHRIAIDSSWIRKSKQSGVLLQLASGRLARTLIDSTANVGLSISGTQLVEDVVVRASGSHGVQAFAGTVNGLEVTQSGAEGIRYSPNSGLSFTRVNLMGNAGAGFINLTTSSFALPGAWWGDPAGPAGPLGDGVSGPVTWIPASTVRHAIAVAPPRR